GCAATCACATCCAGGTTAGAAACCGATGGAAATGCATTTGTTCTTGTATTAGAATGTATGAAGTTGTGTTTTTTGGTATTATCAACTTGCTtgttgctatatatatatatatatatatatatatatatatatatatatatatatatatatattaaacttaAATCTCTAAGCTCTGTAAAAAAAACTAAGCAAAACAGATAAAACTGCCTTCTTCCATTTCAAAACTAGTTCACTGCAATTTTCCATTCCTCCATGAATTGTGGGAACTGAGAGTTGGCCACGCTCTCTGAGCCATTCTTCTCCATCTCTGCCATGGTGGCAATAGCTGGTGTATAGTGAGTTGTGTAGTATATACACTAAGTgtataaacattaggaacaccttcccagTATTGAGTTGCCCTCAACAGGTttcaagtgttccacagggatgctgttccattttgactccaatgcttcccacggttgtgtcaagttggctggatgtcctttgggtggtggaccgttcttgatacacacaggaaactgttgagggtgaaaaacccagcagcgttgcagttcttgacacattcaaaacagtgcgcctggcacctgctaccatacccctgttcaaaggagctcaaatattttgtcttgcccattcgccctctgaatggcacacatacacagtccatgtctggaggcttagaaatccttctttaacctgtatccttcccttcatctacactgatttgaagtggatttaacaagtgacatcaataaggaatcatagctttcaccgggattcacctggtcagtctatgtcacggaaatagcaggtgttcctaatgtcagTGTAGTGTTTCATGTGGTATTTTCTCCTTGACTGTTCTCCTCACGTCACTAAGTTCACTAAGCTGAGAGACTTCCATCTCCTGGAGACGGCTCTCTTCTTCCTCATGTCCTGGAGCACCTTCTTAATGGCTGAGGCCTGTGGCTTCACAGGTGAACCCTCATCTTACCGCAAAGCTACACTCAGGTCATGGTCCCACCCCACAGGTTATTTTTCATCACCCAGCTTATTACGGTTAATCACGATGTGGATGTGTCTGGTTAATGttgtgtgtgcaggtgtggtgGCGGTGCTGTTCTGTGGGATCACTCAGGCTCACtacaccttcaacaacctgtccCCTGAGTCTCAGGACAGGACCAAACAGGTGAGGACAACGTTTACCATGGCAGTTATTTACGGGCAAGCTACTCTGGACAGCAATGTCATCGGCTAAATATTGTTGGTCCGTCAGTGCCCCTTAAAGGTTGTTtttgtgttgtcctgtagttgTTTGAGCTACTGAACTTCCTGGCGGAGAATTTCATCTTCTCCTACATGGGTCTGGCGTTGTTCACCTTCAAGAACCACATCTTCAACCCCACCTTTATTGTCGGGGCTTTCGTATCTTTACTCAAAACTATAATACTTCAATTAAAGCACTGTAGGGAGTTCATGTGGAGTATGGACTATATTGCATGTAAAGTTGGTGAAACCAGAAAGGTCATGGTAAGATTGCAAACATTCAGTAGACTGGAGGGGTATCTTTGTTTCTCTGGACTGTTTGGAGGCCTCCTTGACAGTGTTCCCCTCCCAGCTGGCAGTGTTCTTGGGAAGAGCAGCCAACATCTACCCCCTGTCCTTCCTGCTCAACCTGGGACGCAGGAACAAGATCAGCTCCAACTTCCAACACATGATGATGTTTGCTGGTACAGTGTGTGACGTGGTCAGACAGAGATCTGGCGCCACAGTTTGTTATTTTCCTTTTCTCATAAATTGCAGCTTACGTTCAGTCACCAGAATAAATAACTTTGTATTTACTTGAAGAGAAAAGGCGTGTGAAGTAAAATAAGCTATCCCTTTCTATCCAATTTCAGGGTTCCTGGGGATGAAATATCAGCCAcagttatatatacagtaccagtcaaaagtttggacacacctacttattcaagggtttttctttatttctgactattttctacattgtagaataatagtgaagacattaaatgCTATGAAATAGAACATGTGGaagcatgtagtaaccaaaaaagtgttaaacaaatccaaatatattttagactcttcaaagtaggcaccctttgccttgatgacagctttgtacactcttggctttctctcaaccagctttataatgaatgcttttccaacagtcttgaaggagttcccacatatgctgagcacttgtctacttttccttcactttgcggtccaactcatcccaagccaggtcatctgatgcagcactccatcacgctcattgatcaaatagcctttacacagcctggaggtgtgttgggtcattgtcctgttgaaaaacaaattatagttccactaagcgcaaaccagatggaatggcgtattgctgcaaaatgctgtagtagccatgctggttaagtgccttgaattctaaattaatcactgacagtgtcacgagcaaagcacccccataccatcacaccacctccatgcttcatggtgggaaccacacatgcagagatcatccgttcacctactctgcgtctcacaaagacagagtagtgtcctttagtagtggtttctttacagcaattgaacatgaaggcctgattcatgcagtctcctctgaatagttgatgttgaggtgtggctgtccatcactctccttctgcgtctcacaaagacgtggcagttggaaccaaaaatcgtacatttggactcatcagaccaaaatacagatttccacaggtctaatgtccattgctcatgtttcttggcccaagcaagtctattcttcttattggtgtcctttggtagtggtttctttgcatcaattcgaccatgaaggcctgattcacgcagtctcctctgaacagttgatgttgagatgtatctggtacttgaactctgtgaagcatttatttggcctgccaTTTATGATgcttgtaactctaatgaacttatcctctgcagcagaggtaactttgggtttccatttcctgtggaggtcctcatgagagccagtttcatcataccacttgatggtttttgtgactgctcttaaatgttctgtattgactgaccttcatatcttaaagtaatgatggactgtcatttcttgccataatatggacttgatcttttaccaaataaggctatattctgtataccacccctacctagtcacaacacaactgattggctcaaacgcattaagaaggaaagaaattccacaaatgaacttttaagaaggcacacctgttaattgaaatgcattccaggtgactacctcatgaagctggttgagagaatgccaagagtgtgcacagctgtcatcaaggcaaagtgtggctatttgaagaatctgaaatataacatatttttatttgtttaacacttttttggttattacatgattccatatgtgttgagAATGACATAAATAtaaattttcaaagtctgctgcctcagtttgtatgatggcaatttgcatatactccagaatgttatgaagagtgatccgATGAatagcaattaattgcaaagtccctctttgccatgcaaatgaactgaatccccaaaaaacatttccactgcatttcagccctgccacaaaaggaccagctgacatcatgtcagtgattctctcattaacacaggtgttgACGGTCTAAAGCTGGAGATCACCCTGTCATGTTGATTGAGTTCgtataacagactggaagcttcaaaaggaatcattgcttggaatcattgttcttcctctgtcaaccatggtcatctgcaaggaaacacgtgccgccCTCAtttctttgcacaaaaagggcttcacaggcaaggatattgctgccagtaagattgcacctaaggGGCCTCCCTGGTGGCGCAatggtctaaggctgtgccaccagagattctgggttcgcgcccaggctctgtcgcagccggccgcgaccaggaggtccatggggcgatgcacaattggcccagcatcgtccgggttagggagggtttggccggcagggatatccttgtctcatcgcgcactagcaactcctgtggcgcgccgggcgcagtgcacgctgaccaggtgtTTCCTCCTCCAACACAtaggtgcgactggcttccgggttggatgtgcgttgtgtcaagaagcagtgcggctaggttgggttgtgtttcggaggacgcatggatctcgaccttcgcctctcccgagtccgtactggagttgcagcgatgagacaagaccgtaactaattggataccactaaattggggaggaaaaaggggtaaaaaaagtgcacctaaatcaaccatttattggatcatcaagaacttcaaggagagaggttcaattgctgtgaagaaggcttcagggcgcccaaggaagtccagcaagcgccaggaacgtctcctaaagttgatttagctgtgggatcggggcaccaccagtacagagcttgctcaggaatggctgcaggcaggtgtgagtgcatctgcacgcacagtgaggcgatgacttttggaggatggcctggtgtcaagaagggtatcaaagaagccacttctctccaggaaaaacataatggacagactgatattctgcaaaaggtacagggataggactgctgaggactggggtaaagtcattttctctgaatcccctttctgattgtttggggcatccggtaaaaagcttgtccggagaagacaaggtgagcgctaccatcagtcctgtgttatgccaacagtaaagcatcctgagaccattcatgtgtggggttgcttctcagccaagggagtgggctcactcacaatttttcctaagaacacagccatgaataaagaatggtaccaacacatcctccgagagcaacttctcccaaccatccaggaacagtttggtgacgaacaatgccttttccagcatgatggagcaccttgccataaggcaaaagtgataactcagtggctcggggaacaaaactttgatattttgggtccatggccaggaaactccccagaccttaatcccattgagaacttgtggtcaatcctcaagaggtgggtggacaaacaaaaacccacaaactgCAAGCATTGAtaatgcaagaatgggctgccatcagtcaggatgtgacccagaagttaatagacagcatgccagggcagattgcaacggtcttgaaaaagaagggtcaacactgtaaatattgacttttgcatcaacttcatgtaattgtcaataaaagcctttgacacttatgaaatgcttgtaattatacttcagtattccatagtaacatctgacaaaaatatctaaagacactgaggcagcagactttgaaaatgtatatttgtgtcattctcaaaacttttggccacgactgtatataaaATGTTTggggaataaaaaaaaaaatatcctacCAATTTTTGTCCTAaagctttaaaaaatatatatgttcatTTATGAGTCTGCTTTTGTGTGTCCGGTGATTTAGGAGATGCTGTTTTGCTAATACAGTACATCCTTTATAGAATATGAATGTAGTTACTTGAGTCATACCAGCACCTATTGTTTCAATGACCCCTATGGACCTGTTTTAACTGATTGTCATGTGATCACTGTAATTGGAAATGTTCAGAGTTCCCACACCAGTGACGTTATCTAACAAAAAGCTATTTTTAGTGATATTACttgtggagacacacacacacacacacacacacacagtattaccCCTCCTTGTTCCAGAAGAATCCAGGCTTccaagcaactttgcagtattttgtttttttgtgtgttatttcttacattatccacaagcatttcactacacccgcaataatatGTGTGTGACCAATGATTTGTCCTCCACAGGTCTGCGCGGAGCAATGACCTTTGCACTTTCCATTCGGGACACTGCTACGTACGCCCGTCAGATGATGTTCACCACCACCCTCCTCATCGTCTTCTTCACCGTGTGGGTCTGTGGAGGGGGAACCACTCAGATGCTCTCCTGCCAGCACATACGGTAGGTCCACCGCAGGGGGTCAAAGGTTAGGGATTTTCGGTGTTGGTGTCTGCCTATTTATTGTTGTTGCCTTCAAACGGAACCTTTGTTGATGTTTATTCTAATCGAGGATACACAAAGCACATAAGGTTGTCTGTCCTCAATATGATCTTCTGTGACCACTGGGATCTGGTCCACTCATTTATGTGTATCTGCGTTTCTAACAGTGTTGGAGTCGATTCGGACGCAGATAACACAGTGAGTATTAAAACTCTGAAAGTTGAGTTATTTGacttgtatttattattatttgttatttgaCTTGAATGCTGTAATCGTCTTGTTTTGAGTGGATCGCTGTATCAGTCTTGTGTGTCTGGTCAGATGAGCATGACAGAGGGATCAGAGCGGCGGAGCACCAAACACGAGAGTGCCTGGCTCTTCAGGATCTGGTACAACTTTGACCACAAGTATCCTTTGATGTCACTCCCGTCAGCTCACAGCAGACGGTGCTCCAGTGACCGATATTCATTTCACAGACAAAGCTTTTATGTTCTCTATCCAGTGTATTAAATCATGATTTGTCCTTCATAACCaaaatgattgtgtgtgtgtgtgtgtgtgtgtgtgtgtaactactGCAATAACATACTAGCTTACAGCAGAGGTGTACTGAAGCAGAGGTGGATGGTTCTCCTATAGTAAGTCTCCCATTACATATTTGAGCAGTTTGTTTTGTTACTATGTGACACAGTTGAGGCCTTGACTCTACGCCCTCTCCAGCTACCTGAAGCCCATCCTGACCCACAGTGGCCCCCCACTCACCGTCACCATGCCTGCCTGCTGTGGACCGCTGGCCAGATGTCTCACCAGCCCACAGGCCTATGAGGTCAGGCCCCACAAAAACATGTGTTCCTATTAATCCTGTGACCCTGTTAGGGGGATTATGGTAATAGTGATGACATGTAGTGAGGAAGTGTTTTCTTCTTTGTTTTAATGAGTATCACAGCGGATAGTGTATATTTGAATGAACGCAAATGAAGAGTTGCTGATTTCATCAAAGCTAAAGAATTAGTTCAGTTATAGCAGGAGTATTTGATTAGTGAGAACAGTCATAATCAGAATGTCATCTAGTGGTAACctattttgaaatgtttctttCCTGCCACCAGAACGAGTGCCAGCTGAAGGACGACGACTCAGACCTCATCCTGACGGACGGGGACATCAGCCTGACCTACGGTGACATCACTGTGAGCACAGACGCCAGCGGTGCCCACACCAGTGCCGGGCCCGCGGGCACCACCTCCGCCGTCATCTCCGCTGACGACCTGGACCGCGAGCTGACGTACGGGGACCACGAGCTGGTGATGAGGGGTACTCGTCTGGTCCTGCCCATGGACGACTCCGAGCCCCCGCTCGGCGACCCACGACACCGTATGCGGATGTGAGGCGAAAGAGAGGCCAGCTAGCCAGATGACCAACTCACTCTACGTCCTGCTCCCCCGCAGGCTGCAGGAATTAGATCAACTAAGATCAGCAAGagactggtctctctgtctctgtctctgtctctctctctctctgtctctcctctcctctcataccgctcctcatctctttctctctcacccactgCCGCTCCTCCTTTGAGTTTCTCAAGTGGTTAATCCATGTCTACCTCATTATTCTTTGTTCATTTCTACTCCTGTCTCCATCATTATAATATGAATTATTTATTCATGTTTCCTTTTCTTTTGATTCGGTCAAACCGATATCTTTTCTCAGTTTGTCTTCTAACAGGACCACACTGAAATCACGTGGCAATCTGCTCACCGTAGCGCTGCAGCGTCGTCTATACGCATGCATTAGTCTGTATGTGGAGGTCACAGTGCAACAGCTAGCTTAACTAATACCATTTGTCTCTGTATCACAGGGTGCATAATaccgttgttgtttttttatgcgTGGGGAGTGGGTAGGTCGAGGGGCTGACTGAGTTTTGTAGCCCTGTTTTGGGGTCTGATTCTGAATGTTGCTGCCTTCTCTGTGTGATCCAAGGGATGCTGGCTGACTTAGTGGCTCGGCGTTGCATTGTGTTGCTATGCATACGGTTAGAATCAAGTGCCTGAGTGACCAACAGTTTATGTTCCCTTTTTAGAAGTGATACACTCCTCCGTCCACTGGGTGGCGACCTCTCTACGGGTGACAGGCTGCCTGCGTTTTGAGCCTTTGCTCTGTAGATAGTTAAAGATGTTCTAGCCTGGTTCAACCAAGCTAACAATGTAATTCAGCTCGCTCTGTGTAACCTAGCACAAGTCTTGGATCTCCCACAATGACCTCAGACTGTGACTTTGGGAGGGTTTGACACCTTCTTTTAGAAGCTGATGTCACTCACCACAGAAGCAGAAAGAAGGGCTGTCGTTTCGAGTACGAGTTCTAGATCTCCCGTATGGTGGAAGTTGGTGCCATTCCTCCTCCATTGACATTTGATGAAAATTGAGTGCAGGCAGCCTGAAAAAACTTGCTGTATTTTGCAACATACTACAAGTACTTTAGCTACATCCTCGTTTTCACTGTAATTTTAATACTATTCACGTGTAACATGGTGTATATTTGACTTTAGGGATTGAAATGTTACTCAAATCAAACCGAGTGTGTACTTCTATCTGGGCTAAGTCCTTGCTTCCTATTGGCTAAGATCTATCTGCTTGAGTTACAGGAGTAGTAGCGGGAACATGTTACAGTAGCTCATAATTAAGGATCTAATCTGCTTTGTTTTTGGACCTCAGTTCAACTGTTAACTGCCTTGAGTTATTGACCATATTGTCCCTGGTACTGTATGACGTGACAAAGGATTGGTACGTACtatcagaaacaacttgaatagGCCAGTTGGAATCATAACATTTAGATTTTAAATGATCCAAAACCACAGACATATATTTGTTATTGAAATGCTATGAAGATATGTTTCTAGCAATCATTTCTGTGTTTCTATGGTTCAGAGTAGATATTTAGAGAAAAGCTGGTAGGGATCAGTTGAAGAAAACGAAATGGTTGtagaaaaatgtgtgtgtgcaatACTTTATTTGTGTAAAATAATCATACAATAGGTTATATTAGAGTCTAACGTATCCTATATGCCTCGCGCTACAATGTATGGGGGCTGGGTTGATTTATAGCTGATGTCTGGTACCAGAGTAGCTCCTTTGAGCTTGCTTGGCTACATGGGGGTTTGCTCTGTGACTGGTCTGGGATCAGTGGTGGCTGTTAATGTGGTGTAGCAGGAAGTGTTGACCGGACACCACCCTGACGACGCACTGTTGATGTGGATGGAATCAGGCCCTGTGCCAGACAGCATtacagagggggagggggggggggggcagagtagGAGGGAAGTacaaagagagggacagggtagGAGCAGAggaaagggaggtagagagagaaatagtggaCATTCTACCTATATTCAATGTTATTCACTTTCGcacctggggagggaggggtagaggagggcaGTGTACCACTCAGCGTTATCTCCTGTTGTGCAGGAACCTCTGACGGCGTGTGGTCTccttttttttacttttttttttatcaagcaTGCCTCTTGACACCACAATGTGCAGGAAATGATTTTTCTTCCCACCATTTTATATATAGTTTATTTCCTCTATTTTGTTTATTCTTGATGAAGAAGGGAAATAAGGCGAGTGTTGGGGATGGCGCTCAGCATTTGCACTTGTCTTTTAAGAAACCTTTGTTTGAGTTAGATTTGTCTTGTAAGTTCCATTTGTCAtgtttgtgttgctgtttttAACTGGCTTTTGTTGGGGTTATGAAGGAATTGACATGAATCCCGTGAACTATGATTTATAGTAGAAACTCATGGAGTCATGTCATAACTGCCGGAGGTCACGAACTGAAGGGTGGTATCCATTGATGTACAGGTTGTTATGATCTATGTAACCAAGAGTAACAAGATTGGCCTCCTTGCTTTTCCGTGCCATTGAC
The Oncorhynchus mykiss isolate Arlee chromosome 31, USDA_OmykA_1.1, whole genome shotgun sequence genome window above contains:
- the LOC110504936 gene encoding sodium/hydrogen exchanger 6 isoform X2 gives rise to the protein MFNMGYNKFRVNVTRKMSKTLALTVLTCLSFCISVCRAEDSAMENIVTERKVEDNHRQDSADLLIFIMLLTLTILTIWLFKHRRFRFLHETGLAMIYGVLVGVVLRYGIHVPRDISNVTLSCHVNASPPTLLVNVSGKFYEYSLKGEISPSEINDVQDNEMLRKVTFDPEVFFNILLPPIIFHAGYSLKRRHFFRNMGSILAYAFLGTVISCFIIGLLMYGCVTLMKQVGQLDGDFFFTDCLLFGAIVSATDPVTVLAIFNELQVDVDLYVLLFGESVLNDAVAVVLSSSIVAYQPEGDNSHTFEVMAMLKSFGVFLGVFSGSFALGVATGVMTALVTKFTKLRDFHLLETALFFLMSWSTFLMAEACGFTGEPSSYRKATLRSWSHPTGYFSSPSLLRLITMWMCLVNVVCAGVVAVLFCGITQAHYTFNNLSPESQDRTKQLFELLNFLAENFIFSYMGLALFTFKNHIFNPTFIVGAFLAVFLGRAANIYPLSFLLNLGRRNKISSNFQHMMMFAGLRGAMTFALSIRDTATYARQMMFTTTLLIVFFTVWVCGGGTTQMLSCQHIRVGVDSDADNTMSMTEGSERRSTKHESAWLFRIWYNFDHNYLKPILTHSGPPLTVTMPACCGPLARCLTSPQAYENECQLKDDDSDLILTDGDISLTYGDITVSTDASGAHTSAGPAGTTSAVISADDLDRELTYGDHELVMRGTRLVLPMDDSEPPLGDPRHRMRM
- the LOC110504936 gene encoding sodium/hydrogen exchanger 6 isoform X3; the protein is MFNMGYNKFRVNVTRKMSKTLALTVLTCLSFCISVCRAEDSAMENIVTERKVEDNHRQDSADLLIFIMLLTLTILTIWLFKHRRFRFLHETGLAMIYGVLVGVVLRYGIHVPRDISNVTLSCHVNASPPTLLVNVSGKFYEYSLKGEISPSEINDVQDNEMLRKVTFDPEVFFNILLPPIIFHAGYSLKRRHFFRNMGSILAYAFLGTVISCFIIGLLMYGCVTLMKQVGQLDGDFFFTDCLLFGAIVSATDPVTVLAIFNELQVDVDLYVLLFGESVLNDAVAVVLSSSIVAYQPEGDNSHTFEVMAMLKSFGVFLGVFSGSFALGVATGVMTALVTKFTKLRDFHLLETALFFLMSWSTFLMAEACGFTGVVAVLFCGITQAHYTFNNLSPESQDRTKQLFELLNFLAENFIFSYMGLALFTFKNHIFNPTFIVGAFLAVFLGRAANIYPLSFLLNLGRRNKISSNFQHMMMFAGLRGAMTFALSIRDTATYARQMMFTTTLLIVFFTVWVCGGGTTQMLSCQHIRVGVDSDADNTSCVSGQMSMTEGSERRSTKHESAWLFRIWYNFDHNYLKPILTHSGPPLTVTMPACCGPLARCLTSPQAYENECQLKDDDSDLILTDGDISLTYGDITVSTDASGAHTSAGPAGTTSAVISADDLDRELTYGDHELVMRGTRLVLPMDDSEPPLGDPRHRMRM
- the LOC110504936 gene encoding sodium/hydrogen exchanger 6 isoform X1: MFNMGYNKFRVNVTRKMSKTLALTVLTCLSFCISVCRAEDSAMENIVTERKVEDNHRQDSADLLIFIMLLTLTILTIWLFKHRRFRFLHETGLAMIYGVLVGVVLRYGIHVPRDISNVTLSCHVNASPPTLLVNVSGKFYEYSLKGEISPSEINDVQDNEMLRKVTFDPEVFFNILLPPIIFHAGYSLKRRHFFRNMGSILAYAFLGTVISCFIIGLLMYGCVTLMKQVGQLDGDFFFTDCLLFGAIVSATDPVTVLAIFNELQVDVDLYVLLFGESVLNDAVAVVLSSSIVAYQPEGDNSHTFEVMAMLKSFGVFLGVFSGSFALGVATGVMTALVTKFTKLRDFHLLETALFFLMSWSTFLMAEACGFTGEPSSYRKATLRSWSHPTGYFSSPSLLRLITMWMCLVNVVCAGVVAVLFCGITQAHYTFNNLSPESQDRTKQLFELLNFLAENFIFSYMGLALFTFKNHIFNPTFIVGAFLAVFLGRAANIYPLSFLLNLGRRNKISSNFQHMMMFAGLRGAMTFALSIRDTATYARQMMFTTTLLIVFFTVWVCGGGTTQMLSCQHIRVGVDSDADNTSCVSGQMSMTEGSERRSTKHESAWLFRIWYNFDHNYLKPILTHSGPPLTVTMPACCGPLARCLTSPQAYENECQLKDDDSDLILTDGDISLTYGDITVSTDASGAHTSAGPAGTTSAVISADDLDRELTYGDHELVMRGTRLVLPMDDSEPPLGDPRHRMRM
- the LOC110504936 gene encoding sodium/hydrogen exchanger 6 isoform X4; this translates as MFNMGYNKFRVNVTRKMSKTLALTVLTCLSFCISVCRAEDSAMENIVTERKVEDNHRQDSADLLIFIMLLTLTILTIWLFKHRRFRFLHETGLAMIYGVLVGVVLRYGIHVPRDISNVTLSCHVNASPPTLLVNVSGKFYEYSLKGEISPSEINDVQDNEMLRKVTFDPEVFFNILLPPIIFHAGYSLKRRHFFRNMGSILAYAFLGTVISCFIIGLLMYGCVTLMKQVGQLDGDFFFTDCLLFGAIVSATDPVTVLAIFNELQVDVDLYVLLFGESVLNDAVAVVLSSSIVAYQPEGDNSHTFEVMAMLKSFGVFLGVFSGSFALGVATGVMTALVTKFTKLRDFHLLETALFFLMSWSTFLMAEACGFTGVVAVLFCGITQAHYTFNNLSPESQDRTKQLFELLNFLAENFIFSYMGLALFTFKNHIFNPTFIVGAFLAVFLGRAANIYPLSFLLNLGRRNKISSNFQHMMMFAGLRGAMTFALSIRDTATYARQMMFTTTLLIVFFTVWVCGGGTTQMLSCQHIRVGVDSDADNTMSMTEGSERRSTKHESAWLFRIWYNFDHNYLKPILTHSGPPLTVTMPACCGPLARCLTSPQAYENECQLKDDDSDLILTDGDISLTYGDITVSTDASGAHTSAGPAGTTSAVISADDLDRELTYGDHELVMRGTRLVLPMDDSEPPLGDPRHRMRM